The DNA sequence CTCGAATAGGCTTAATAAACTCTTTATGCTCTACATTTTCCTTGGCAAGTTTCTCATAGTAATAGTTAGATTTAATGCTAATATGATAGAGTCTTGCAATCATAGTGACCCATACAGAAACAAAAATAAAAAATATCAATTGATATTTCATAAAACTACCGCCACAAGAAGGTCAACAATCAAAGAGTAAAAAAGAATACTATCTAAAATAATATTATTGGTTTGAAAAATAAAATCAAATATCAATAAAAAAACCAAATAAACAAGATCGATCGTCAATACAGTTAAAAGCGATATACACACTTTACATCTTATAAAATATATAAAGTATGGGTATATAAACGCATAAACAAAGAGGATTGCTATAAAAACCAATAATAGTGGCAATGAAAGATTGAACTCCATATTTACAAGATATAAAGATGCAACAATAAAATAAAAAATATTTCCCTTTTCAATCTCCACAATTATTATATATCCCATTATGCCAACAAAAAGAGGAAGAAGTACATAAATAGAAACAAGCATTGGATAAAAGAGTACAAAGAGTATGAGGAGGATCCGTAATAACCTTTGCAAAAAAATCTTTATCGTACTACTTGTCATCTATATCTACACCTTATAGACTAGTGCCACTTCATTGCATGAAGGAAAGTGGATGCACTTAATACAGTCTGCCCATATCTTATGTTCAGGAATAGTCTCTTTGTTTATTTCATAAAATCCAATTTTCTCAAAAAAATCTGGTAGATAGGTTAGAACCAATACATCCTCTTTGACTCCTAGTGCTTTTGCTTCTTCAAGAGAAAATTCTACCATCTGCTTACCAATATACTTTCCACGGTAAGCCTTGTTAACAATAAGACTGCGTATCTCAGCAAGACGCGAGGAGTGGATATGTAGTGCCGTATAGCCTACAAGTTTTTCTCCTTGTTTAGCAAGGACGTAGGATCGTATATTGGTGGCCATCTCATCTTCACTACGTTCAAGTATGGTCCCGTCTTTTACCTTTTCGTCTACCAGTGCCTGCATGGCAGGAATATCAGTAAGTTTTGCTTTGACTAGTTTAATCACTTCTTGCTCCCTCATCTCTTCCTACACCAAAAATTGTATGCATAATCTCACGATGTATGCTTTCATATCCATTCTTTTTTAGATTGGAAAGTGTCATTGAATTAGGAAATTCACGTTTGAGTTTATTGCGTTCTTTTTGATTGAGCTTGTCTATTTTAGTAAAAACCATTAAATAGCGTTGATCAGGTCTGATAAATTTTAAAATATAAGCCTCCATATCATCATCAATCTTTGCATATGGGTGTCTTGCATCACGTAGATGAATAAATAGTCTGATAGAAACACGATGCTCAATGAACTCTACCAGATTCTTTTGCCACACTTCTTTAAGTGATTTGGAGACCTTTGCATACCCAAATCCAGGAAGGTCCACAAAGCGTACAGGATAGCTCTGCTCTTTATAAAGGTAGCGAGTCTCAAAAAAGTTTATCAGCTGTGTTTTTCCTGGTGTTGCAGAACTTTTAGCAAGATTTTTCCGATGGGTCAATCCGTTCAGTGTTGAACTTTTGCCCACATTAGAACGTCCAAGAAATACCACTTCACTCATATCTTCATGTACTGAATCGACGATACTCTGTGCAGATTTAATAAATGATGCTTCTACAATCTGTGGATTACTCACGTCTCTTCTCCAAATTAAAAATAAACTTTACTGGTTTCTTCTTCTTCCCTTTGATATCACCATTTCCAGTATGCATATTTAAAATAACTTCATCACCATTAATATAACTTTTATTTACAAGATCTTCTATGGCAACTTCACCTTTAAGGATATATGTAACATTTTTGGGAAGATATGTAATTTTCTGCGCACTCCCCTTGTAAAAAGTATTCTTATATTGTAACTCAAAGGTTACGCTTCCAATTGCTTCATACTTCTTTGTCTTATTATTTTGATTAAGGTAAACAATAATTTCATCTGCATGTATCCAGTTTTTCATCTGAATCACTTTAGTATTTCCCGTAAAGTGAATCTCCTTTTTGAGATCTATTATCTTCATAGTGTCAGAAGTAATCTGAACACTCTCTGCAAAGAGTAAGGAATGTCCTAAAACTGCTGTTAATAAAATGATTATATATTTCAATCTGTACCCTTTGTCTTAGCCTTAGAGATATTATTTTCTTCAGCATAGAGCGTTGCATTCACGCCGGTTGCTTGTAGCACTTGTCTGTCGGCATAGTATGTCATGCCCTTACCGTATATAACACTTTTTCCTTTCGTTGCAACAAAAGAAGAGGTCGTATAAAGTATGGTGCTCTTCTTATCATAACGGGCATGTTCTGTCCGATAACTAAACCCTTCTCTTTGGTGCATCGTCACATTACCATCAAGGTAGAGACTATCTCCTTTATATATTCCACTATCAGCAAAAAGCTGATAGATATTCTTATTGTGATAACGTAAATGGTCTACTTTTAAAACAGTACCGGCTCTAACACCATGGGCAGCAAATGCTATCCCTTCCCTGTTAGATATGGTTGCTTCTGTAAAAGTTGTATTGGAAAACTCCAACTCTTTTTGTATATTTTTTTCTACTATTTTCTGAGAATTTAACTTAATTGACATTGTTATAATCGATGTCAGTATGATCAAAGTCACCAAAAATAATTCTAATTTTAATCCCATAATGCCAGATACTTCTTTTCAAGTCCCTCTTGTTTGATGAGATATTCAATCATCTCACGTACCGCACCATCACCACCTTTTTTTGTCAGAACAATATCTACAGTGTCATTAATATGGCTACTTGCATCTCTTGGAGCAAAAGAGATTCCTGCCATCTTAAGCATAGAAATATCATTGAGGTCATCACCGATAGCAGCAATATGTTTCATTTCAATATCTAGTTTTTCTAGAAGCTTCTCAAGAACCTCT is a window from the Sulfurovum sp. genome containing:
- the lptC gene encoding LPS export ABC transporter periplasmic protein LptC — protein: MSIKLNSQKIVEKNIQKELEFSNTTFTEATISNREGIAFAAHGVRAGTVLKVDHLRYHNKNIYQLFADSGIYKGDSLYLDGNVTMHQREGFSYRTEHARYDKKSTILYTTSSFVATKGKSVIYGKGMTYYADRQVLQATGVNATLYAEENNISKAKTKGTD
- the yihA gene encoding ribosome biogenesis GTP-binding protein YihA/YsxC, which translates into the protein MSNPQIVEASFIKSAQSIVDSVHEDMSEVVFLGRSNVGKSSTLNGLTHRKNLAKSSATPGKTQLINFFETRYLYKEQSYPVRFVDLPGFGYAKVSKSLKEVWQKNLVEFIEHRVSIRLFIHLRDARHPYAKIDDDMEAYILKFIRPDQRYLMVFTKIDKLNQKERNKLKREFPNSMTLSNLKKNGYESIHREIMHTIFGVGRDEGARSD
- a CDS encoding HAD-IIIA family hydrolase; amino-acid sequence: MSIQLIILDVDGTMTDSRITYSADGDEIKSFNVKDGLAIASWRRLGRQVAIITGRKSDIVTRRAKELHIEHLYQGVENKREVLEKLLEKLDIEMKHIAAIGDDLNDISMLKMAGISFAPRDASSHINDTVDIVLTKKGGDGAVREMIEYLIKQEGLEKKYLALWD
- a CDS encoding N-acetyltransferase encodes the protein MIKLVKAKLTDIPAMQALVDEKVKDGTILERSEDEMATNIRSYVLAKQGEKLVGYTALHIHSSRLAEIRSLIVNKAYRGKYIGKQMVEFSLEEAKALGVKEDVLVLTYLPDFFEKIGFYEINKETIPEHKIWADCIKCIHFPSCNEVALVYKV
- a CDS encoding lipopolysaccharide transport periplasmic protein LptA — translated: MKYIIILLTAVLGHSLLFAESVQITSDTMKIIDLKKEIHFTGNTKVIQMKNWIHADEIIVYLNQNNKTKKYEAIGSVTFELQYKNTFYKGSAQKITYLPKNVTYILKGEVAIEDLVNKSYINGDEVILNMHTGNGDIKGKKKKPVKFIFNLEKRRE